One part of the Cellvibrionales bacterium genome encodes these proteins:
- a CDS encoding NAD(P)-dependent oxidoreductase, with protein sequence MTQRAGFIGLGNIGKPMAVQLAKSEFSTVVYDINPKACEELAAEGAAIASSPAELAAQCHYIGICVRDDADTFAVLNGENGILARAQPNTVVAIHSTVKIDTIQKLAAIAAEKNVHVFDAPITGGAHGAASKQLYYMCGGDETVIRSVEKYMLTSGQKVVHAGELGSGMKLKLCNNLMTYIEFMAVHEGMKLAKASGLSLDVLKEVTTGNGVLTPSMKMIFDTKKGFDEETFAQIMTGFKAVAIKDLSSALDFADSLDICLPGTGTCREVVKQVFGRG encoded by the coding sequence ATGACACAGCGCGCAGGCTTTATCGGGCTAGGCAACATCGGCAAACCCATGGCCGTTCAACTCGCCAAAAGTGAATTCTCCACCGTGGTGTATGACATCAATCCAAAAGCCTGCGAAGAGCTGGCTGCCGAGGGCGCGGCGATTGCCAGCAGCCCCGCCGAGCTGGCCGCGCAGTGCCATTACATCGGCATTTGTGTGCGCGACGATGCCGACACCTTTGCCGTGCTCAACGGTGAAAACGGCATTCTTGCGCGCGCGCAACCCAACACCGTGGTGGCTATACACAGCACGGTGAAAATCGACACCATTCAAAAACTCGCCGCCATTGCCGCAGAAAAAAATGTGCATGTATTTGACGCGCCCATCACTGGCGGTGCGCACGGCGCAGCCAGCAAGCAGCTCTACTACATGTGCGGCGGCGATGAAACGGTGATACGCAGCGTAGAAAAATACATGCTGACTTCTGGGCAAAAAGTGGTGCACGCAGGCGAACTGGGCAGCGGCATGAAATTAAAACTGTGCAACAACTTGATGACTTATATCGAATTCATGGCGGTACACGAAGGCATGAAGCTCGCCAAAGCCTCCGGGCTGAGTTTGGATGTTTTGAAAGAAGTCACCACCGGCAACGGCGTGCTCACACCGTCCATGAAAATGATTTTCGACACCAAAAAAGGTTTTGACGAAGAAACATTCGCACAAATCATGACTGGCTTTAAAGCGGTTGCGATTAAAGATTTATCCAGCGCACTGGATTTTGCCGATTCGTTGGATATTTGTTTACCCGGCACCGGTACCTGCCGCGAAGTGGTTAAGCAAGTGTTTGGGCGCGGTTAA
- the nfuA gene encoding Fe-S biogenesis protein NfuA: MLEVDITESAQDYLAGLLAKQNTPDISVRMFVNDPGTSRAETCIAYCRPGEEKEGDEFVEFKQFRCYFDARSIPYLKDAKVDYSPDRMGGQLTIKAPNAKMPQVSDDSPLSEKVNYVLYNDINPQLAAHSGEVSLDHMDGNVAVLKFGGGCQGCASVDVTLKDGVERTLMEKLPQLEGVHDVTDHTDRSHSYY, encoded by the coding sequence ATGTTGGAAGTTGATATCACCGAATCTGCACAAGATTATTTGGCGGGTTTGCTGGCCAAACAAAATACGCCGGATATCAGCGTGCGTATGTTTGTGAATGATCCGGGTACCTCGCGCGCCGAAACTTGCATTGCTTACTGCCGCCCTGGTGAAGAAAAAGAGGGCGACGAGTTTGTCGAGTTCAAGCAGTTTCGCTGCTATTTCGATGCGCGCAGTATTCCGTATTTGAAAGATGCCAAAGTGGATTATTCGCCGGATCGCATGGGCGGGCAGCTCACCATCAAAGCGCCGAATGCCAAAATGCCGCAAGTGAGCGATGACAGTCCGCTGTCTGAGAAAGTGAATTATGTGTTGTACAACGACATCAACCCGCAACTGGCAGCGCACAGCGGTGAAGTGTCTTTAGATCACATGGATGGCAATGTCGCGGTGCTGAAATTTGGCGGCGGCTGCCAAGGTTGTGCCTCGGTGGATGTCACGCTGAAAGACGGCGTTGAGCGCACCCTGATGGAAAAACTGCCGCAGTTGGAAGGTGTGCACGATGTGACGGATCACACCGACCGCAGTCATTCTTATTACTAA
- a CDS encoding TonB-dependent copper receptor, with amino-acid sequence MKRGLNTLSLAMAAALYATATAPVLANEDAGESQDNTRLKTVVVTAEKTSKPLTVVTDPKAPRQPLPAHDGADYLKAIPGFSVIRKGGTDGDPVFRGMAGSRLNILLDGEMLFGGCGSRMDPPTAYVFPESYDSISIIKGPQTVRNGPGNSAGTILFERQLQRLPETSFNAHISTLVGSFDRNDEMVDVLAGTPDFYIRGTATNAHQGDYRDGDGKKVHSQYQRWSANAAAGWTPDENTTLELSMGHSDGEAAYADRGVDGSLFKRDNLGIKLIKENLTERWKKLEVQAYYNYVDHVMDNYSLRTPTGMMATRMAMNPDRETLGARLANTVLLGERTELVFGSDTQQNQHSNRTTMNQDMMRFQDKDRVEDANIEQVGVFGEITHHYNDKQRIISGLRHDHWHAEDKRQTVMLNMMMSAPNPTAGDERVEELTSGFMRYEHDIADDTAYVGLGRSERFPDYWELISKETADSVSAFNADPEETTQLDLGYLFARGQWTGSVSAFYNHIDDYLLIQSGVVKPMGMMGRRTTTITRNIEAHSWGGEAELGYAINDNWRVDASLAYVRGENDTDDKSLAQLPPLEARFGLHYDDGTWSYGALWRAVAKQTHVSVNQGNIAGQDIGNTRGFGVLSLNAGWKVMPNLQLTTGIDNLLDKTYAEHISRRGDMVAGFDQLDRVNEPGRTVWLKAQFDFD; translated from the coding sequence ATGAAACGCGGATTAAATACACTGTCTTTGGCAATGGCCGCCGCCCTGTACGCAACGGCAACGGCACCGGTACTGGCCAATGAAGATGCAGGAGAAAGCCAAGACAACACGCGCTTAAAAACTGTTGTGGTTACTGCTGAAAAAACCAGCAAACCTCTGACCGTGGTGACAGACCCCAAAGCGCCACGTCAACCGCTACCCGCCCATGATGGTGCCGATTATCTGAAGGCAATCCCAGGGTTTAGCGTCATCCGTAAAGGCGGCACCGATGGTGACCCCGTTTTTCGCGGGATGGCCGGATCACGACTGAATATCCTACTGGATGGCGAAATGCTGTTCGGTGGTTGCGGCAGTCGCATGGACCCACCTACCGCGTACGTGTTCCCAGAAAGCTATGACAGCATCAGCATCATCAAAGGACCACAGACCGTACGCAATGGACCGGGCAACTCAGCCGGCACTATCCTGTTTGAGCGCCAGCTCCAACGCCTGCCAGAGACGAGCTTCAATGCTCACATCAGCACATTAGTAGGCAGTTTTGATCGCAACGATGAAATGGTCGACGTGCTGGCTGGCACGCCGGACTTCTATATACGCGGCACAGCTACCAACGCTCACCAAGGCGACTACCGCGATGGTGATGGTAAAAAAGTGCATTCTCAGTACCAGCGCTGGAGCGCCAATGCTGCCGCAGGTTGGACACCAGACGAGAACACCACACTGGAGTTGTCTATGGGGCACAGCGATGGCGAAGCTGCTTATGCCGACCGAGGTGTAGACGGCTCTCTGTTCAAACGCGACAACCTTGGCATCAAGTTGATAAAGGAAAATCTCACCGAGCGTTGGAAAAAACTGGAAGTGCAGGCGTATTACAACTATGTCGATCATGTAATGGACAACTACAGCCTTCGCACACCAACCGGCATGATGGCAACGCGCATGGCCATGAACCCTGACCGTGAAACGCTGGGCGCTCGTTTGGCGAATACCGTACTGCTCGGCGAGCGCACAGAACTGGTCTTCGGTAGCGATACGCAACAAAACCAGCACAGCAACCGCACGACCATGAACCAAGACATGATGCGTTTTCAGGACAAAGATCGCGTGGAAGATGCCAACATTGAGCAAGTGGGTGTCTTTGGTGAGATAACGCATCATTACAACGACAAGCAACGCATCATCAGCGGCTTGCGCCACGACCACTGGCATGCCGAAGACAAGCGCCAAACCGTCATGTTGAACATGATGATGAGCGCACCGAACCCGACAGCCGGTGACGAACGCGTGGAAGAATTAACCAGCGGCTTCATGCGCTACGAACATGACATTGCGGATGACACTGCTTATGTCGGTCTAGGTCGCAGCGAACGTTTCCCCGATTACTGGGAACTGATTTCCAAGGAAACAGCGGATTCCGTCAGCGCCTTCAACGCAGACCCTGAGGAAACCACACAACTGGATCTCGGCTATCTGTTTGCTCGCGGGCAATGGACAGGCAGTGTGTCCGCGTTCTACAACCACATCGATGATTACCTGCTGATCCAGTCCGGTGTCGTAAAGCCGATGGGCATGATGGGAAGGCGCACCACCACCATCACCCGCAATATCGAGGCGCACAGTTGGGGCGGTGAGGCAGAGCTGGGTTATGCAATCAACGACAACTGGAGGGTGGATGCGAGCCTCGCCTATGTGCGTGGCGAAAATGACACCGATGACAAGTCGCTGGCGCAGTTGCCACCGCTCGAAGCCCGTTTCGGACTGCATTATGACGACGGTACTTGGTCTTATGGCGCTTTGTGGCGTGCAGTAGCAAAACAGACACACGTCAGCGTCAACCAAGGCAACATCGCAGGGCAGGATATTGGCAATACACGTGGCTTCGGCGTGCTCTCATTGAACGCAGGCTGGAAAGTCATGCCGAATTTACAACTGACAACCGGCATCGACAATCTTCTCGATAAAACTTATGCCGAACACATCAGCCGTCGTGGAGATATGGTCGCGGGTTTTGATCAACTGGATCGCGTGAACGAGCCGGGGCGCACAGTGTGGTTAAAAGCACAATTTGATTTTGACTAA
- the cofH gene encoding 5-amino-6-(D-ribitylamino)uracil--L-tyrosine 4-hydroxyphenyl transferase CofH: MQTSEDFLSLADCNDTAALMAQARALRDAGFHNVVTFSKKVFIPLTHLCRDVCHYCTFAQTPKKIDSAYMTREQVLEIARAGAAAGCKEALFTLGEKPELRYNAARKALDEMGYASTVDYLYAMAKAVFEETGLFPHVNPGTLTADEMAKLRSVSPSMGIMLESLSARLCEKDMPHYGSPDKVPTVRLATLEEAGKQKIPFTTGILIGIDETRRERVESLLAIKALHAQYGHIQEIIVQNFRAKPDTKMAQAPEPDLEDLLWTIAVARIIFGSEMAIQAPPNLSPGVLEKLVDAGINDWGGVSPLTPDFVNPEAPWPHLQDLAEATANAGKYLQERLTIYPAFVRQLDMWTDKVFHTPLLQQTDGDGFPRIDTWQTGSSETPPPEMLSQIHKPVRTQTASQDVRDILTAIHQGHTPSEAEIVRLFRARGDDVGAICHAANALRKNLNGDTVTYVVNRNINYTNVCYFKCQFCAFSKGKTHENLRGKPYDISLEEIQRRTTEGWQRGATEVCMQGGIHPDYDGNTYIEILDAVKAVQPDMHIHAFSPLEIWQGAATLNLPLTDYLQTLKAHGLGTLPGTAAEILDDEVRATLCHDKINTSQWLEVMQAAHAVGLRSTATIMFGHIERYEHWARHFLRVLNLQKQTGGFTEFVPLPFVAEEAPMYLRGRARKGPTFREVILMHAIARLVLSPHIHNIQASWVKLGNEGVVACLAAGVNDLGGTLMNESITRAAGATHGQENSPENLDAMIKAAQRQPQHRSTLYGAVDAAHIQQSYGAEELLPLINDLVTRSKVA, translated from the coding sequence ATGCAAACATCTGAAGATTTTTTATCACTGGCAGACTGCAATGACACCGCCGCCTTGATGGCGCAAGCACGCGCACTGCGCGATGCCGGTTTTCACAATGTCGTCACTTTTTCCAAAAAAGTTTTTATTCCGCTGACGCATTTGTGCCGCGATGTCTGCCACTACTGCACCTTCGCGCAGACACCAAAGAAAATTGACAGCGCCTACATGACGCGCGAGCAAGTATTGGAGATTGCACGCGCCGGTGCCGCCGCAGGCTGCAAGGAAGCGCTGTTTACCCTCGGTGAAAAACCGGAGTTGCGCTACAACGCGGCGCGCAAAGCCTTGGATGAAATGGGCTACGCCAGCACGGTGGATTATTTATACGCCATGGCCAAAGCCGTATTTGAAGAAACTGGATTATTTCCGCATGTGAATCCGGGCACGCTCACTGCCGATGAAATGGCCAAACTGCGCAGTGTTTCGCCGTCTATGGGCATCATGCTGGAAAGTTTGTCGGCGCGCCTGTGTGAAAAAGATATGCCGCATTACGGCTCGCCCGACAAAGTACCGACGGTGCGGCTCGCCACACTGGAAGAAGCCGGCAAACAAAAAATACCGTTCACCACCGGCATTTTGATCGGCATCGACGAAACGCGGCGCGAGCGCGTTGAATCCCTGCTCGCCATCAAAGCCCTGCACGCGCAGTACGGTCACATCCAAGAAATTATCGTGCAGAACTTTCGCGCCAAACCCGACACCAAAATGGCGCAAGCACCCGAACCGGATTTAGAAGATTTATTGTGGACGATAGCTGTCGCGCGCATTATTTTTGGCAGCGAGATGGCAATACAAGCGCCGCCCAATTTATCGCCAGGGGTGTTAGAAAAACTGGTGGATGCCGGCATCAATGACTGGGGCGGCGTTTCACCGCTCACACCGGATTTTGTCAATCCCGAAGCGCCGTGGCCGCACCTGCAAGACCTAGCAGAAGCCACCGCCAACGCAGGCAAATATTTGCAAGAGCGTTTGACCATCTACCCCGCTTTTGTGCGCCAGCTCGACATGTGGACCGACAAAGTTTTCCACACGCCTTTATTGCAACAAACCGATGGCGACGGTTTTCCGCGTATCGACACCTGGCAAACCGGCAGCAGCGAAACGCCGCCGCCAGAAATGCTGTCGCAGATACACAAGCCCGTGCGTACACAAACTGCTTCGCAAGATGTGCGCGATATTTTGACTGCTATTCATCAGGGGCACACGCCCAGCGAAGCAGAAATTGTGCGCCTGTTTCGCGCGCGCGGCGACGATGTGGGCGCAATCTGTCACGCAGCAAATGCGCTGCGAAAAAATCTGAATGGCGACACCGTCACTTATGTGGTCAACCGCAACATCAATTACACCAATGTCTGCTATTTCAAATGCCAGTTCTGCGCGTTTTCTAAGGGCAAAACGCATGAAAACTTGCGCGGCAAACCTTACGATATTTCATTAGAAGAAATTCAACGCCGCACCACCGAAGGCTGGCAGCGCGGCGCCACCGAAGTGTGTATGCAAGGCGGTATCCACCCCGATTACGATGGCAACACCTACATAGAAATTTTGGATGCGGTAAAAGCCGTGCAGCCAGACATGCACATCCACGCGTTTTCACCGCTGGAAATTTGGCAAGGCGCAGCCACACTCAATTTGCCGCTCACCGATTATCTGCAAACACTGAAAGCGCATGGCTTAGGCACGCTGCCGGGCACCGCCGCCGAAATTCTCGACGACGAAGTGCGCGCTACGCTGTGCCACGACAAGATCAATACCTCGCAATGGCTTGAGGTGATGCAAGCCGCGCACGCCGTGGGCTTGCGCTCCACCGCCACCATCATGTTTGGTCATATTGAACGCTACGAACATTGGGCGCGCCATTTCTTGCGCGTATTAAATTTACAAAAACAAACTGGCGGCTTTACCGAGTTTGTGCCGCTGCCGTTTGTGGCGGAAGAAGCGCCGATGTATTTGCGCGGTCGTGCGCGCAAAGGCCCCACCTTCCGCGAAGTGATTTTGATGCACGCCATTGCGCGTTTAGTGTTGTCACCGCACATCCACAATATCCAAGCTTCGTGGGTGAAATTGGGCAACGAAGGTGTTGTCGCCTGCCTCGCCGCTGGCGTAAATGATTTGGGCGGCACGCTAATGAATGAAAGCATCACACGCGCTGCCGGTGCCACACACGGACAGGAAAACTCACCTGAAAATCTCGACGCGATGATTAAAGCTGCGCAACGTCAACCACAACATCGCAGCACGCTGTACGGCGCAGTGGACGCAGCGCATATCCAACAATCTTATGGCGCGGAAGAATTACTGCCGCTGATTAACGACCTGGTAACACGCAGCAAAGTGGCGTAA
- a CDS encoding HlyD family efflux transporter periplasmic adaptor subunit, which produces MKAKLGVAVVVLAVAGGGFLLWQHWQQQGERGFFHTNGRLEATQSRVATRIPGLLATVKVKEGDRVAAGQVLAELDSQPLQAEIVRADAAIAQANDQVRLAEAQLVQAETECNYARSQLSRVQSLSKQSFVSKDQLDSARTRATSCGSVVNAASAAVAAAQSAGKVAQAGRNRLSVDLADSSIRAPFSGYILYRLAEPGEMIAAGSPLFTLVSDSDVYLTVFLPADVAGKVALGDEARLQMDAKAEEWVPAKVTFVAAEAEFTPKSVETATERSNLVFRARIGIDAAVLTEQSWLKSGMPGLGWLRTDASAAWSEQPPR; this is translated from the coding sequence ATGAAAGCGAAGTTGGGAGTGGCTGTTGTGGTGTTGGCAGTAGCTGGCGGCGGTTTTTTGCTGTGGCAGCATTGGCAACAACAGGGTGAGCGCGGATTCTTTCACACCAATGGTCGCTTGGAGGCCACACAGAGCCGCGTCGCCACGCGCATTCCGGGGCTGCTGGCAACGGTGAAGGTGAAAGAGGGCGACCGTGTTGCAGCAGGGCAAGTGTTGGCGGAGCTGGACAGCCAGCCGCTGCAAGCAGAAATCGTGCGCGCGGATGCCGCCATTGCGCAGGCCAATGACCAGGTGCGTTTGGCTGAGGCGCAGTTGGTGCAAGCGGAAACGGAGTGCAACTACGCTCGCTCGCAGCTATCTCGCGTGCAATCCCTTAGCAAACAAAGCTTTGTATCGAAAGATCAACTCGACAGCGCCCGCACCCGCGCCACCAGTTGCGGCTCAGTGGTGAATGCCGCGAGTGCTGCCGTTGCCGCCGCGCAATCGGCAGGCAAAGTGGCGCAAGCGGGGCGCAATCGCCTGAGCGTGGACTTGGCCGACAGCAGCATCCGCGCGCCGTTTTCCGGCTACATCCTCTACCGCTTGGCGGAGCCGGGTGAAATGATCGCCGCCGGTTCACCCTTGTTTACGCTGGTGAGCGACAGCGATGTTTACCTCACCGTTTTCCTGCCAGCGGATGTGGCGGGCAAAGTGGCGCTGGGCGATGAAGCGCGCTTGCAGATGGATGCCAAAGCCGAGGAGTGGGTGCCGGCCAAAGTCACCTTTGTGGCAGCGGAGGCGGAGTTCACCCCCAAATCGGTAGAAACGGCCACTGAGCGCAGCAATTTGGTGTTTCGTGCGCGCATCGGTATTGATGCGGCGGTGTTGACAGAGCAGAGCTGGCTCAAAAGCGGCATGCCCGGCTTGGGCTGGCTGCGCACCGATGCCAGTGCCGCGTGGTCTGAGCAGCCACCGCGCTAG
- the cofC gene encoding 2-phospho-L-lactate guanylyltransferase, giving the protein MQVIIPVKDFRSCKSRLAHALPLEARQSLMAALLADLLHTLQHCAKVSGVALITRCPEVAQLAAQQRSEVLNLEDDRCLNSGITAAVAAISARGTTQTLILHADLPLATTSDIDDVIAAHQNHTAAVTLVPDNQNNGTNAMLLTLPTQMQFFYGSHSYSAHSDFCRTQGIAMQTVYNAQLGSDIDLWQDFAPLLSLRTAGTRPHLSHWLEQYGELFDWPLTATR; this is encoded by the coding sequence ATGCAAGTCATTATCCCCGTCAAAGATTTTCGCAGTTGCAAAAGCCGCTTGGCGCATGCGCTGCCGCTGGAAGCGCGTCAAAGTTTGATGGCGGCGCTGCTGGCGGATTTACTGCACACCTTGCAGCACTGCGCAAAAGTTAGCGGCGTGGCGCTGATTACACGCTGCCCAGAAGTTGCACAGCTCGCCGCACAACAGCGCAGCGAAGTCTTAAACCTAGAAGATGACCGCTGCCTGAACAGTGGCATCACCGCCGCCGTTGCAGCAATCAGTGCACGCGGCACAACACAAACCCTGATTCTTCACGCGGATTTACCACTCGCCACCACGAGCGATATTGACGATGTCATTGCCGCACACCAAAACCACACTGCGGCTGTCACTTTAGTGCCAGACAATCAAAACAATGGCACCAACGCCATGCTGCTCACCCTGCCGACGCAAATGCAATTTTTCTACGGCAGCCACAGCTACAGCGCACACAGTGATTTTTGCCGCACGCAGGGTATTGCCATGCAAACCGTTTACAATGCACAACTGGGTAGCGACATTGATTTATGGCAGGATTTTGCACCGCTGTTGTCGCTGCGCACCGCAGGCACCAGACCCCATCTTTCACACTGGCTGGAACAGTACGGCGAATTGTTTGATTGGCCGCTCACCGCAACACGCTAA
- a CDS encoding winged helix-turn-helix transcriptional regulator: MNKVSGNGKHAFKNNLGRDLSFLSRDLSRGLMAKSAAKGHKGLKLNWDTVFLNLDFRDGSRIVDLAQANGLTKQAMSQIVAEIEKQGYITKQEDPEDGRAKKIALTARGKQLIQDSMCAYDELEAEYQALIGAEKLAQLKAIAAELVENRARR, from the coding sequence ATGAACAAAGTGTCGGGCAACGGGAAGCACGCCTTCAAAAATAATTTGGGGCGCGATTTATCTTTTCTCAGCCGCGATTTGAGTCGGGGTTTGATGGCGAAAAGTGCAGCGAAAGGGCACAAAGGGCTGAAGCTGAATTGGGATACCGTGTTTCTGAATTTGGATTTTCGCGACGGCTCGCGCATTGTGGATTTAGCTCAGGCGAATGGGCTGACCAAGCAGGCGATGAGTCAGATCGTGGCGGAAATCGAGAAGCAGGGTTACATCACCAAGCAGGAAGACCCCGAAGACGGTCGCGCCAAAAAAATAGCACTCACCGCGCGCGGCAAACAGCTAATACAGGATTCCATGTGCGCCTACGATGAACTGGAAGCCGAATATCAAGCACTGATCGGCGCTGAAAAATTAGCGCAGCTCAAAGCGATTGCGGCCGAGTTGGTAGAAAATAGAGCGCGGCGTTAG
- a CDS encoding acyl-CoA dehydrogenase family protein — MQLSFTPEQEALRQQLRDYFKTLMTPALKAELNQDFKHEGGGPLWRAAMKQLGSDGWIGLGWEKAYGGQEKSAIEQYIFFSEIMKAGFPFPFLTSESVGPALAQFGSPDLKAEIIPKILAGEICICIGYSEPGSGTDLASMKTRAVKDGDDHYIINGQKMWTSLAEFSDYVWLACRTGDVEEKGKHGSISMFLIPMNHPGISITQVKTLGSVRTNATYYENVRVPKEWMIGKENRGWGVIMSQLNRERLALVTHGPIVGIFRKVCEYAEKTKLANGQRLIDQDWVKMKLAKVRAGAEAIKLICYKQAWSIAQGGLDMAEASAAKVYGSEYMIEACRDMMEILGQSSTLHSHSEAIVLEGELERLYRTLSILTFGGGTNEIQRDIISIFGLNMPRPLRA; from the coding sequence ATGCAACTATCGTTTACACCTGAACAGGAAGCGCTGCGCCAGCAGTTGCGCGACTACTTCAAAACGCTGATGACGCCGGCACTCAAAGCCGAACTGAATCAGGATTTCAAACACGAAGGCGGCGGCCCGCTGTGGCGCGCAGCCATGAAGCAACTGGGCAGCGACGGCTGGATCGGTCTAGGCTGGGAAAAGGCCTACGGCGGGCAAGAAAAATCCGCCATCGAGCAATACATTTTCTTCTCGGAAATTATGAAAGCCGGTTTTCCATTTCCTTTTCTGACCTCGGAATCCGTAGGGCCTGCCCTCGCACAATTCGGCAGCCCAGACCTGAAAGCCGAGATCATTCCCAAAATCCTCGCCGGCGAAATTTGTATTTGTATCGGCTACTCCGAGCCAGGATCCGGCACTGACCTGGCCTCCATGAAAACCCGCGCGGTAAAAGATGGCGATGACCACTACATCATCAACGGGCAAAAAATGTGGACCTCGCTGGCCGAGTTTTCTGATTATGTGTGGCTGGCCTGTCGCACCGGCGATGTGGAAGAAAAAGGCAAACACGGTTCTATCTCCATGTTTTTGATTCCGATGAATCACCCAGGCATTTCTATCACGCAAGTGAAAACACTCGGCTCGGTGCGCACCAATGCCACTTACTACGAAAATGTGCGCGTACCAAAAGAGTGGATGATCGGCAAAGAAAATCGCGGCTGGGGCGTCATTATGAGCCAGCTCAACCGTGAGCGTCTTGCACTCGTTACGCACGGCCCTATCGTCGGCATTTTTCGCAAAGTGTGTGAATACGCAGAAAAAACAAAATTGGCGAATGGTCAGCGTTTGATCGATCAAGATTGGGTAAAAATGAAACTTGCCAAAGTGCGCGCCGGTGCCGAAGCCATCAAATTGATTTGCTACAAACAGGCTTGGTCGATTGCGCAAGGCGGTTTGGATATGGCGGAAGCCTCGGCCGCAAAAGTGTACGGCTCGGAATACATGATCGAAGCCTGCCGCGACATGATGGAAATTCTCGGTCAATCCTCCACTTTGCACTCGCACTCCGAAGCGATAGTGCTGGAAGGCGAACTGGAGCGCTTGTATCGCACGCTGTCGATTCTGACATTCGGCGGCGGCACCAACGAAATCCAACGCGACATTATTTCCATCTTCGGCCTCAACATGCCGCGCCCACTGCGCGCTTGA
- a CDS encoding adenylate/guanylate cyclase domain-containing protein, giving the protein MSSPVEQNTPVAAEDDLHAPNPLNDYYFRLLLALAAFGTLLLNSSWQTFTQQHFLAALWLVYPHGIYFLATRYLEKRVEDVIHYAGYSDAFLVGLMIGVIDFNLLPAFMFFTLIQAQSLMNNGVRYWAQTVGSLAIGFLVSLLFHKQLWLWQGHVSAGLPVMIGVSIYFGLLSFFMYRRTKDLTLRVERTAGEHQAMRMKLWKLSRYVSPQIWRSVYSGSEVKLETSRKRLTVFFSDIKGFTELSESLEADQMTDMLNHYLSEMSQIIHKYGGTIDKFIGDAIMVFFGDPTTRGAQTDCLACISMAIEMKKHMRIMQKHWGSKGIETPLEIRMGINTGYCTVGNFGTEQRLDYTVLGTEVNLASRLETAAPAGEILISHETYSLIKDIVLCEEKGTINVKGFSQPVKVYTVIDFRKNLGAKQTYFEQRAEGFSMHLDLEKVKNYDRDRLLKFLLSAATRLKNQQPPDA; this is encoded by the coding sequence ATGTCCAGCCCTGTCGAACAAAATACCCCTGTCGCTGCAGAAGATGATCTGCACGCGCCAAATCCGTTGAATGACTATTATTTTCGTCTGCTATTGGCATTGGCGGCGTTTGGTACTTTGTTGCTCAATTCATCTTGGCAAACTTTTACGCAACAGCATTTCCTCGCCGCGCTTTGGTTGGTGTATCCACACGGTATTTATTTTTTAGCTACGCGCTATTTAGAAAAGCGTGTGGAGGATGTGATTCATTACGCGGGTTATAGCGATGCCTTTTTAGTGGGCCTGATGATCGGCGTGATCGATTTCAATTTGCTGCCTGCCTTTATGTTTTTCACGCTGATTCAAGCGCAGTCTTTAATGAATAACGGTGTGCGCTACTGGGCGCAAACGGTGGGCTCGTTAGCAATAGGCTTTCTCGTCAGCTTGCTGTTTCACAAGCAGTTGTGGTTGTGGCAGGGGCATGTCAGCGCGGGCTTGCCGGTGATGATTGGCGTCAGTATTTATTTTGGCTTGCTCTCGTTCTTTATGTATCGCCGCACCAAAGATTTGACGCTGCGTGTTGAAAGAACGGCGGGCGAACACCAAGCCATGCGCATGAAATTGTGGAAGTTGTCGCGCTATGTCTCGCCGCAGATTTGGCGTTCGGTGTATTCCGGCAGTGAAGTGAAGTTAGAGACCAGCCGTAAACGCTTGACGGTATTTTTCTCCGATATAAAAGGTTTCACTGAACTGTCGGAGAGTTTGGAAGCCGATCAAATGACCGACATGCTCAACCACTATTTGAGCGAGATGTCGCAGATCATCCACAAATACGGTGGCACCATCGACAAGTTTATTGGCGATGCCATCATGGTGTTTTTTGGCGACCCCACCACGCGCGGTGCGCAGACCGATTGTTTGGCCTGTATTTCGATGGCGATCGAAATGAAGAAACACATGCGCATCATGCAAAAACACTGGGGCAGCAAAGGCATAGAAACGCCGCTAGAAATTCGCATGGGTATCAATACCGGCTACTGCACCGTGGGCAACTTTGGCACGGAGCAGCGCTTGGATTACACCGTGTTGGGGACGGAAGTGAATTTGGCCAGCCGCTTGGAAACTGCGGCACCGGCGGGCGAAATTTTGATCTCGCACGAAACCTATTCGCTGATCAAAGATATCGTGCTGTGTGAAGAGAAGGGCACGATCAATGTCAAAGGCTTTAGCCAACCAGTGAAGGTTTACACGGTGATCGATTTCCGTAAAAACCTCGGTGCCAAGCAGACCTATTTTGAACAGCGCGCGGAAGGTTTCTCCATGCACTTGGATCTGGAGAAAGTCAAAAACTACGACCGCGATCGATTGCTTAAATTCCTGCTGAGCGCCGCCACGCGCTTGAAGAACCAGCAACCGCCTGACGCATAG